CCTGAATCAGAATTCCCAAGGCCTTCAGAAAGATTGGGATAAAGTTTTCTGTTAGCTGTGAATTCAACTAAAGCCTGTGAGTAGTTGATGGCTTGTTCAAATTTCTCTTCAGTTTTTCTCATTTCTCTACAATCAGAAGAGTTTCCACTTAATTCATTGACTACTCCATTGGCTCCTGTGCTGGTCTGAACCAATTTCTTCAAACTGTGATTCTCACTGTTTTTCATTTGTTGGCCCCATTTACCACTGTTTTCATTTTTGCATTCTTGTGTACAACTTGCTCTAGACATATTATTGTGAAGTTTTGTCAAGCTGTAGTTTTCACACACACTCCGCTTACACATCAAGTATTTATTATCAGTTTCATCCGGACATAATCTTTGGATTTTTGTCCAGTTCTGCCCATCAGCTGCCTCTGACAAGTACTCAGCTTtcacttttccatttttgttcaGACTATTTGAAATAAAAGGTTCTGCGCACACAGCAGCTTGATTTTTGGCAATAACACCAAGAGCATCGGCGCCAATTTTACTAAATTCAGTTTCAAGTAGATTACCAGAGAATGCTTCCTTTCCTCTAACAGAGAAGTCTTTTATAAAAGTCATTTTCCCATTTGACTCCCAACAAGTCAACTGTTGCTGTAGGTGAGCTATTCTGATCTCACCTTCCTgaacaaaattaaatttttcttgTTCTGAAGGAATCATAATGTTCTGCTTAGTTGGAATACAAGTAATATTTGTATCCACTGGCAACGAAAAGCTTAAAATGGATGTAAGTGAGGCACCTAGTGAAGGTGGCTTGGTTTCGAAAGATTGCTCATCACTTGGTGGAGAATTTATAAGACTATCATTCTGCTCAAAGAGTTCATACAAGGCATCTCCACTATAGCTATCCCTTGGAAGTCTTCCATTTTTACTTTCACTAATGCTGTCTGCACCTTCCTCCTCATGTCCAGGGGTGGTAGAGTCATAATAACCTTCATCACTATTTGGTGCTGATTCCTGATGGTCACTCTGTGGTGTCACCAGCTCACTACTATTGATTGCACTATCAGTGATACCTCGCAGAGCACAAGGATCCGACAGGTTAATATGCAAAGTAGAATGCTCCACATCACTCGGTGATCGCAAacactcaccaccatcttctGCTATATTTTGGCTGCTATCAAACACTGTCGCTGTCCCTGTTGCTTTCTCCCATAGGGCTTTAAGATATTCATCTTCAACCTCATCCGGAGTTGCCATTTCTTCCCCACCACCCTGATAGGTAACCAAACACGAGCTCCGTTTCCCAGCTGTTCTACCCCTCTCACCCGATACTGTGCTTTCAGCAATGCTATCATCGTCATGGTCAGCAATAATGTCCCCACAGCCTGTTAGAGAGTCAAAGCTCTTCAGTGAAGTCACATCACCAAAAATCAAGCTGACTTGATCAAAAGAATGCACAGATGGTGGGTCATGATCTATGCAATTAGGTTTCACAATATCAGGCATGCTACCAAAACCAGAGTTTAGATTAGAAATAGCACTACCAGGCTTCCTATTTAATGCCTTAGTTTCGCCCACACTGACCTTCCTTACCTCCGCAGCAGATGTCTCAAACTCATTCCTCTTATTCCTCGTGCTATTTTCAATTTTTAAAGCACCTGACTCAGAGAAAGAACTTGTACTATTTGCAGTTCCAATTTTATCTGCTGGATTGCTTGCTTCTGTATAGTTCATTTTACATGAAGGCTTCAGGTTTAGCTCCACCATTCCCTTTTTAAATTCAACTCCGATGACTTGTTCTCCTGCGGCCGGTTGTTCTGTATGTGCAAAATCATCAGCAGCATAGTTACTGTCCTGTGGGTCTCCTTTCGCAGAATCAACAGCTTTGTTCTTTTTGTGACGTCTGATGCTATTAAAGAGACCCCTCAGGCCCTTCTTCGACCTCCTCTCATTTGAGGGCTTATCTGTGTTTCGTTTGTGAGCAAAACATTCAGAGTTCtccaattctacagattcacttttaTGGAAATCAGAGTTGATGTTGTTATCTAGTGCCAAGTGCTCACTTTTAGAGCCACGCAAGCTTCTTGATGCTGCAGAGCTCCAACCAGATGAATCATTGTATCCACCCCACACAGTATCAAGTCCTTCTTTTTGATTAATGTCCAAAGCCACTTCACTTATGCCATTGAGAGTTTTGCTTTTTGTGATTCCCTTTTTGGAGAATCCCTTTACTTGTCCTTTGTTCTTAATAGTGAAAAAGCTAGGTAGTGCACAAATGCTCTTCTTTCCTCCAAACAATTTAAAAGCAGTTTTCTTAAGCTTCCCAGAAGACTGTTCCGTATCAGAGGCATCAGTACAGTCGTATGGTGCAAGCACAGCTGCTCCCAGGATCTGGCTCCCTCTGGCAAGTTCCCCACGGCCAGGAGACAAAGCCTTTGTTCCGGCTGTCTCTTCACTGCTGCCAGTTTCCATGACAACTGTGTCTATACACAGGTGCAATCAGCTGTAAATTAGATCAGTTGCACAACGACCCACAACAACTCCACAAAGTCTGTATACCTGCTCAACCACCATCATCCTACaaggaaaacaaagaaaaaattaGATTCTAAACAAAGGCAGCAAAACTTTGTTTTTAAATGTCATTTCTGTTTTATAACATTCCTGACACCTTCAGAGTGTGGTCATATTATAAAAAGAAGAAATATCATCAGCTTGGGATATTCACTTCTTTGGGATAGAGAAGTATAATTTAATAGAAGATCTCCAGTCAATGAAAAGCACAATGGAAAGACAATGACAATTAAACATGGAGACAAAACAAAAACATACTTCCATaaactaatttattttccctactCGGTCAAGCTTTTCCCCCTGTGGTAGGACTGTATATTCCATCTTTCACCCAAAAAATTTAATTATGCATTGACATTAAATATTAAAGAGCTATTCAATTGCACACTTTGTTATAGTGAAGTTTGATCTCAATGTTCACGCCGCTTTACATTTTAACTGATTCACCAAATTATGAACAATCTACACAACCCACCCACCCTCACTAAATTCCCAGTCTCTCAACTTTGCTATTGTCTGAAACCTTACAATTCGAATTTGACCTGGTCTCGGATATATGAATTTTCAATAAGTAACAAAAGCCAGCAATGTTATAAGTAACGCTGCATTTACAAAGATGAGCCATGTGAAAAAGATGttcacacaaggaaatctgcagatgctggaatttcaagcaacacatacaaaatgctggtggaacgcaagaagccaggcagcatctataggaagtacaggCGACATTTCGGTCTGAAACACcagctgtacttcttcctatagatgcagcctggcctgctgcgttccaccagcattttgtgtgtgaaaagGATGTTCAGCACCTTTAACTCACAACATTTGGGCCATAAATGGCTGCAAATTGACAAGTGCTCACAAATGTTGTGAAGACACAACAGAAAAACAGGACAGAGTACACAACATACAACATTTACAaaggaaaacacgaggaaatctgcagatgctggaaatacaagcaacacacacaaaatgctggtggaatgcagcaggacaggcagcatctatagggagaagcgctgtcgacgtttcaggccgagacccttcgtcaggactaactgaaaggaaagatagtaagagatttgaaagtaggagggggaggggaaaatgcaaaatgatagaagaccggagggggtggggtgaagctaagagccagaaaggtgattggcaaaagggatacagagctaggcCAGAAAGGTGACAAAGCCTCATAACCAATATGCCTCAACTCAAAAGTGCACGTCTCTGTCACTTGTTTTCTTTTCCTGGAGTTCCAAGGTGGAGTAAAAcatgagaattttaaaatcacaATCTTAACAGGGTGCTTAGGACATGAATTGCCAGGCCTAAATAACTGTGGCAACATTAATCCACACCAATCCACATCAATCCAGCAATTTCATGTAATGCGATGAATTTCAATCTGGAGACACACAGTAAGATGCAATTTGACTGTGTGGCTCACAGCAAAATGGAACAAAAATCATCCAATGTCTTGTTTTTAACTAAACTTACTCTTTCCCTTTGTTTCAGGTTGTAATTTTACAATCTAATAACAGCTTGCGTTAGTTTTCAGCAGTTTCAGGAGCATTACAAACTGCACCAATCGTATTCCCTCACAACAAAAAAGCAGGCCATTTTCACTTCTCCCATTACCCAAGTACCAACATCTCCCACCTTTCATCAATTCAAAAAGCAGCAGAGTGTAACATTTGAGAAACTGGTCTGTGAGACGGATGAAAATGTTATTCTTCTCCAAATGGGAAAGCAGTAGAAATAATACAACACTCAATTGCTTCCACAGAGACAAAAGGTGTGTGTCTGTATTAATTAACTACAGGTTGAGTACCACTCATCCGAAAAGttatgtcacaaatggaaaattccacgaGGTGCTGGCAAGGTTCCTAGGCAATGCACGGGTCTCTGcacaccacagacagttctgaaaAGTGACCCAACATatgtaaagaaaaaaaacagaaaaacattGCATTAATCAAAAATGAAGTTCTCAACTGTATTTTGAAAGAGTGGACTCATTAGCATTGGAGTGAACATATGCTGCTGAgtggtatgctgatcatgaaacaagcaaagatgatgaactgaaaattgaaagcTGGTTGTAGAAAGTTAAGAAAAAGCATGGAGTTTTTTTaagatttgtggtgataaagcagtagagaaattcattgataagTTTGCCATTATCATCGCTGATGAAAATCTCAGACACTGAAAAGCTATATCAATACACGTGTGATGAACAACTTTAAGACAAAGACTGAATTTGTGCTACCAGTAAGCAGAGTTGGAAATGATGGTGATCctaagctatctcattatatattccaaaatttaaaataaaaatcggAAACATTTCCAACCTCAAGCATTTCAGGTAAGGGGTACCCAACCTGTACTATAATACCTAGTGCATGCCAACCGGCTAACAGAAAATTTCAATACAAAAGGCATAGAAATTGATGATGGAAATGCAGTAAAACAAAATCTCAGTAGACAAGGTAGTGAGGAAGGTGCATGGCATGCTTGCCATCATTGGATGTGGCATAGAGTACaaaagttgggatgtcatgttaagTTGAAAAGGGCACTGTAAGAACatagctggagtattgtgagcaactcTATAGATTGTTTCCAGCACTGGAGGGTTTGAGTTATGAGGACAGACAGAATGGACTACTGTTTTCCCTGCATCAAATGAGGCAAAGGAGTGACCTTACAAAATCAAAGTCGAGTAGATTTTAttatcatatgcacaagtacatttaTGCTCATAGTattgggacttcaggcttctgtacttcctgtccaGTGCTAActgcaagaagacagcatggccagaatggtggggatctttaataATGAGCGGTGCCTTGTTGAGGCAGTGCCAAAAGTGGGGAGGCATGTGCCTGTAATGTACAGGGCAGAGTCTGatactctgcagcttcttacattcccAAGTTCAGATTACTGGACTAGACCATGATACAGTCAGTCATGATACATTCAAGTAAACATCTGCAGAGGTTTGTTAAAAGTGTTCAGCAACTTGCTGAAACTTTTTAACTTCCAAAGAAAACAAAGACGATGACACACTTTCCCTATAAATACAAATGTGTGCTGGACCCCGGACAGGTCACCCAATCTGTTAACAGTcaagaatttaaagctgctgattcTCTCTACCCCCAATGCCTCAACGCAGAGTGGCAGATGTttaccttcctgaagtcaatcagTACTttaattttgctgacattgagcaagaggttgttattgtggcaccactcaaccaggtgtCCTATCTCACTCTGGTAAGCCGACTTATTGCCACCCATGATGTGTCAAACAGCAGCAGCGTCGTTGGCAAATATACAGACTGCGTTGGATATGTGCATAGCTGCACAATCACATCTGCAGAGCAGAGCTAAGCAAGCAGCACTGAAGTGAACCTGTGTTGataatcagcaaggaggagatgatgGTTCCAATTCTTACTACTTGAGGTCTGCCAATCAGGAAGCTGACTGTCAagatgcagagggagatacagaggtccGCATCTTCAAACTTTACACGTTTTGATAGATCATGGGGTAGATCTTCAAAGCCTTTTTCCTACCCTAGGGAATCTACAACTAGAAGGAACAGTTATAAGGGGACAGCAGATAGGcaagtacaattacaatgtttaaaagacattttgaaAACTACTTGATCAGGTTTAGACTAATATGGACCAAATACAGGAAAATGAGACTCCTCCAAGCATTGTGGTTTGTATAAATGAGTGGGACAAAGGGCatttttctgtgctctatgataGTATAAACACTCTATTTATACTACATACACCATACTACATGTTGCCATAAACTCATAATTACCAATAGATGTACATTTCCTTGGAAGTGCCTGGTACATGCTACCTGGGGTGGTAGGAGAGGCAGAAACTCTGGAAATGGTCCGGCcgaagggtttcaacccgaaacgttgactgcacccttttcctaaatgctgcctggcctgctgggttcctccaacatGATGCGTGTGTTGCTCAGAAACTTTCAAGAGATGTTTAAATAGGCACGTtaatgagaggaaaattgaagatgcacattgtgtaggcTGAGAGTTGTTCATTGGGTTgttcatttgattactaatttaattgattcagcacaacactgtggtccaaagggtctgttcctgtgatgtacagttctatattctatgttttaaAAAATTACTTGTAACAGATGAGTCCTAAAGGATCTCAGCCTAAACgtggactgtttatttctctccagagatgctatctgacctgctgagttcttccagcattgtgtgggtGTTGCTTAATAGTTCTCAATTCTATGGTAGCAAGTATAATCATGCAACAATTCAGGATTTTTGAGTAGAAGCAGCccagaaatattaaaaaattgtaCCATGGGATAAATAATCTGACTGACCATGAAGTTGATGTGTTTTTAAAGTTTTGCTGATTTCACTTCCCCCCACACCCAAGATACAGATCCACTGCTAAAACAGCTATTCGTTAAATGCAAAAGTATAAATAATATGCAGGGAGGCTGGGTAGAGGTTAACAACATCACACATGGGGTTACCTTAAGTGATATGTTCCCTTTGCCAGCctaattataggaaaaatatcaaCTGTCACAAAACACAGGATGCTGTCAAAGTACTTCTACACTGGTAAAATGTCAAAGACAACATACAACTGGTCATGACAACAACATGACAATGAACAAATTATTGATGTTGATTGTGTGATAAATATTGGCTAGGCTACCATAATCCTCTCATTCAACCAAAATCGTTCCATTCAATCTTTTACAATCACCTCCATGAACAGACAGGCCACAGATTAAAGCAGAACGCGATCAGGATTGCAGAAAACTAATCTCAACATTTcacgaggaagattgaaataggAGAATTAAATACAAGCAGAAATACTACCATTTAAAAAGGGCTCAAGGTTGTGCCTTTAGAAAAGAATATCAAAGTAGCCAAGTTATGATAGAAAATAGCAGAGGAGTGGGGAGCTTTGAGAGTGGAAGGATTTAGCTGGAATATTGATTTGAAGAAGAAGGGCTTTAGTCCCAGAGGATTGTGTCCAGCTGCAGGTCCCAATTGCTGCCACGGTGAGAGCACAGAATGAACCAAGATCATGAGCCATATCAAGAAATGGGTTTATCGAATAAATCATCAGGGGTCCTTTTATTGTAAATAAACAATATTAAAGGTGGTCATAAAACACAAAGGACTAGCATTAAGCTGATGAGGCAATGAAATGATCACACTAATATCAACTGTCAAGTTCATTAGCAATTTATCACGGTGATGTAACAAATCCTCTGTTTCATAATGTAAAGTTTCTTGCAATTCGGTGGCTCCTTTTTCCAAATGACATAAATTAATCAAACTGAATTTGAGATAATCAAAGCAGTGGGATTATTGATTCTTAGTAATATGCTAAAAGCAACAGATGCCAGTGCAAACTGAAATAACCTTTAAACAACAGAGCTAAAGATCCACAATTTTAAATAAATTTGATGGGTATTACAAACcctatttccagaaaagttgggatattttccaaaatgcaataaaaacaaaaatttgtgatatgttaattcatgtgaacctttacctaactgacaaaagtacaaagaaaagattttcaatagttttactgaccaactttattgtatttgtaaatatacacaaatttagaatttgatggctgcaacacactcaacagaagttgggacagaggcatgtttaccatggtgttacatcacctttccttttaataacactttttaatcgttttggaactgaggatactaattgtagtagatttgcaattggaaattttgtccattcttgcttgatataagacttcagctgctcaacagtccgtggtctccactgtctgattctcctcttcatgatgtgccgTACATTTTCAA
This DNA window, taken from Hypanus sabinus isolate sHypSab1 chromosome 8, sHypSab1.hap1, whole genome shotgun sequence, encodes the following:
- the amer1 gene encoding APC membrane recruitment protein 1 translates to METGSSEETAGTKALSPGRGELARGSQILGAAVLAPYDCTDASDTEQSSGKLKKTAFKLFGGKKSICALPSFFTIKNKGQVKGFSKKGITKSKTLNGISEVALDINQKEGLDTVWGGYNDSSGWSSAASRSLRGSKSEHLALDNNINSDFHKSESVELENSECFAHKRNTDKPSNERRSKKGLRGLFNSIRRHKKNKAVDSAKGDPQDSNYAADDFAHTEQPAAGEQVIGVEFKKGMVELNLKPSCKMNYTEASNPADKIGTANSTSSFSESGALKIENSTRNKRNEFETSAAEVRKVSVGETKALNRKPGSAISNLNSGFGSMPDIVKPNCIDHDPPSVHSFDQVSLIFGDVTSLKSFDSLTGCGDIIADHDDDSIAESTVSGERGRTAGKRSSCLVTYQGGGEEMATPDEVEDEYLKALWEKATGTATVFDSSQNIAEDGGECLRSPSDVEHSTLHINLSDPCALRGITDSAINSSELVTPQSDHQESAPNSDEGYYDSTTPGHEEEGADSISESKNGRLPRDSYSGDALYELFEQNDSLINSPPSDEQSFETKPPSLGASLTSILSFSLPVDTNITCIPTKQNIMIPSEQEKFNFVQEGEIRIAHLQQQLTCWESNGKMTFIKDFSVRGKEAFSGNLLETEFSKIGADALGVIAKNQAAVCAEPFISNSLNKNGKVKAEYLSEAADGQNWTKIQRLCPDETDNKYLMCKRSVCENYSLTKLHNNMSRASCTQECKNENSGKWGQQMKNSENHSLKKLVQTSTGANGVVNELSGNSSDCREMRKTEEKFEQAINYSQALVEFTANRKLYPNLSEGLGNSDSGSQLTQDIHALPAMVTFDVVDVENEEECDQQSEMVLDEEISASYEAFDNSFLEKYHHCDDRMFPSCTQTTSLGTCWGAASLPRHSSLYKLNPSLPAPLSVSRRSKSLDTDSLESELTDLYLSKVTAASKSTPQSPDVPPYEWDGRKGSACHWFGKRSSQIVSLETPEIAHSLHWSGQQFAKYREEPVSADKRNASFNSLCPSETDLGKQHTNRTGDLCLHCKSNVAKQATQNQPTCNCNLGPVINNKMPHNSRKLVRPSHLPLQNDDFALQTGIYSSSRENTTGKGLCVSLKESREEDFCKIASLARYSDSELAGKGCGTGEIARVLSPFHSNKMKSEAQSGSYWPLHSCQ